The Gloeomargarita sp. SKYB120 genome includes a window with the following:
- a CDS encoding GTP-binding protein: MATVTAIQDWAALKGAWCYAQAQALSSGSARQRLDQGLVQVVVLGLVGRGKSSLLNALVGEPVFATGAVHGVTQGAQAVQWSLGNVRVELVDTPGLDEVGQTTAEQVWALALGAELVLLVLSGDPNREELGILSRLVRAGKPVMVVLNKMDQYPPDAQALLLSRWQSGQLARWVDPKDVIPVAAQPTTWQRTPQGTVVRQPAPPQVEPLRQRLVQELTQLAPALLALNALHTTAQAPPLSAPPAQIEALIWRASTRKALAVAVNPVFGVDLLVGALMDGALLLRLARRAGVSLSAGEAMQFLQLMAGSLGGLGIGASVLKSSFAVGSGLTWLPYIAVAAGQGALAGLATYLVGRLGWQYLMQDKTWGPGSPAATIQQWLGEIDQGAVLTRLRRYLHSPPAHGLQ; encoded by the coding sequence ATGGCGACGGTGACAGCGATACAGGACTGGGCGGCGTTAAAGGGGGCGTGGTGTTATGCCCAGGCGCAGGCGCTCAGCAGCGGGTCAGCCCGGCAGCGGTTGGACCAGGGATTGGTACAAGTGGTGGTGCTGGGGTTGGTGGGGCGGGGCAAATCCAGCTTGCTCAACGCTCTGGTGGGAGAGCCGGTGTTTGCGACAGGGGCGGTGCATGGGGTGACCCAGGGGGCGCAAGCCGTGCAATGGTCCTTGGGAAACGTCAGGGTCGAGTTGGTGGATACGCCGGGCTTGGACGAAGTGGGGCAAACAACCGCCGAGCAGGTGTGGGCCTTGGCCTTGGGAGCGGAACTGGTCCTCCTGGTGCTCAGCGGCGACCCCAACCGGGAAGAATTGGGTATCCTGTCGCGCCTGGTGCGGGCGGGAAAACCCGTCATGGTCGTTCTCAACAAAATGGACCAATATCCCCCGGACGCCCAAGCCCTGTTGCTGTCCCGCTGGCAATCCGGTCAATTAGCTCGCTGGGTGGACCCCAAAGATGTGATTCCCGTCGCCGCGCAACCGACCACCTGGCAACGCACGCCCCAGGGCACTGTCGTCCGGCAACCCGCGCCTCCCCAGGTCGAACCCTTACGCCAGCGCTTGGTCCAGGAATTAACCCAACTGGCGCCGGCACTTTTAGCCTTGAACGCCCTGCACACCACCGCGCAAGCACCGCCTTTGAGTGCGCCTCCAGCCCAAATCGAAGCGCTGATCTGGCGAGCCAGTACCCGGAAAGCGCTGGCGGTGGCTGTTAACCCGGTATTTGGGGTGGATTTGCTGGTCGGGGCGCTGATGGATGGGGCCTTGTTGCTGCGATTGGCGCGCCGGGCGGGCGTGTCTCTAAGCGCTGGGGAAGCCATGCAATTTCTCCAGTTGATGGCGGGGAGTTTGGGCGGGCTAGGGATCGGCGCCAGTGTACTCAAAAGCAGTTTCGCCGTGGGGTCTGGCCTGACCTGGCTTCCCTACATCGCGGTTGCCGCAGGGCAAGGCGCGCTAGCAGGTCTGGCGACGTACCTGGTGGGGCGGTTGGGATGGCAGTACTTGATGCAGGACAAGACCTGGGGGCCGGGCAGTCCAGCCGCAACAATTCAGCAATGGCTCGGTGAGATTGACCAGGGGGCGGTGTTAACCCGTTTACGCCGGTATTTGCATTCCCCCCCCGCCCATGGGCTACAGTAA
- a CDS encoding chlorophyll a/b-binding protein, producing the protein MQEQQAPKFGFTNFAETWNGRLAMLGFVIGVATELLTGKGILAQLGLM; encoded by the coding sequence ATGCAAGAGCAGCAAGCGCCCAAGTTTGGTTTTACCAATTTTGCGGAAACCTGGAACGGTCGGTTGGCCATGTTGGGGTTTGTGATTGGCGTGGCGACCGAGTTGCTGACCGGCAAGGGGATTTTGGCCCAGTTGGGTTTGATGTAA
- a CDS encoding tetratricopeptide repeat protein — protein sequence MDLALQITYLLGLLTLLGVSAVLVARQVLKTRATETRLTELQRKVTAGEATAADYYELGSIYLRKKLYVQCVNQLQKALKNWDENDLAGLAKVYNALGFAYFSQEQYDLAIRQYREALKLQPDYVTALNNLGHAYEKKNLTAQALEVYEQVLQIAPDNPTAKQRAASLRKRLTPTPS from the coding sequence GTGGACCTGGCGCTGCAAATTACCTATCTATTGGGCTTGTTGACGCTGCTGGGGGTGTCGGCGGTCCTGGTGGCGCGACAAGTGCTGAAAACGCGGGCGACGGAAACCCGGCTGACCGAATTGCAGCGGAAAGTGACAGCCGGCGAAGCCACCGCAGCGGACTACTATGAATTGGGGAGCATTTATCTGCGCAAAAAGCTCTACGTCCAATGCGTTAACCAGTTGCAAAAAGCCCTGAAAAACTGGGACGAAAATGACCTGGCGGGCTTGGCCAAAGTCTATAACGCGCTGGGGTTTGCCTATTTCAGTCAAGAACAATACGACCTAGCGATTCGCCAGTACCGGGAGGCGCTTAAATTGCAGCCGGATTACGTGACAGCGTTGAATAACCTGGGCCATGCCTATGAGAAAAAGAATTTGACCGCCCAGGCGCTGGAAGTCTATGAGCAGGTGTTGCAAATCGCGCCGGATAACCCAACGGCCAAGCAACGGGCGGCTTCCTTACGCAAACGTTTGACACCCACGCCGAGTTGA
- a CDS encoding chlororespiratory reduction protein 7 — MADPLLYEGEHYVVLTPTAPEELCTEAELRERLQRVLEQMPELTPELAVYPTVAERVQYLLDRACRLEWGEGEFMEWYLVRLEKRR; from the coding sequence ATGGCGGACCCCTTGCTGTACGAAGGTGAACATTACGTGGTGTTGACCCCCACCGCCCCCGAGGAACTGTGTACGGAAGCCGAGTTGCGGGAGCGGCTCCAGCGGGTTCTCGAGCAGATGCCGGAATTGACGCCGGAACTGGCGGTCTACCCAACCGTGGCCGAACGGGTGCAATATTTGTTGGACCGGGCCTGCCGGTTGGAGTGGGGCGAGGGGGAATTTATGGAATGGTATCTGGTGCGGTTGGAGAAGCGACGGTGA
- the plsY gene encoding glycerol-3-phosphate 1-O-acyltransferase PlsY — translation MVSGAVGEATVMAVNLLLLVLAYLWGSLPPGYIAGRLAGIDIRQVGSGSTGATNVLRTLGKGPALVVFAIDLLKGVAAILCARWVWQTWPGWNPGDTRLWWELAYALAALVGHSKSIWINWQGGKSVATGLGLLLLFAWPVALGALAVFVLLVATVRIVSLGSIAACLTASGLALVLPIPLPYQLYVLLGSAYIIWCHRSNIQRLRQGTEPRLGAAKPSGGG, via the coding sequence ATGGTATCTGGTGCGGTTGGAGAAGCGACGGTGATGGCGGTTAACCTGCTACTGCTGGTGCTGGCGTACCTGTGGGGGTCGTTGCCGCCAGGGTATATCGCCGGGCGCCTAGCCGGAATTGACATTCGCCAGGTGGGGTCTGGTTCAACGGGAGCAACCAACGTTTTGCGCACGCTCGGGAAAGGACCAGCCCTGGTCGTGTTTGCAATTGACCTGCTCAAGGGTGTGGCGGCGATTCTCTGCGCTCGGTGGGTTTGGCAAACCTGGCCTGGATGGAACCCCGGCGATACGCGCCTGTGGTGGGAATTGGCTTATGCCCTGGCGGCCCTAGTCGGTCACAGCAAGTCTATCTGGATCAACTGGCAAGGTGGGAAATCGGTGGCGACAGGATTAGGGTTGCTTTTGTTATTTGCCTGGCCGGTGGCCCTAGGGGCGCTGGCGGTGTTTGTCCTGCTGGTGGCGACCGTGCGGATTGTCTCGCTCGGCTCCATCGCGGCCTGTTTGACGGCCAGTGGGTTGGCGTTGGTGCTGCCGATACCGTTGCCCTACCAACTCTATGTCTTGCTGGGGAGCGCTTACATCATCTGGTGTCACCGCAGCAATATCCAACGGTTGCGCCAGGGCACCGAACCCCGCTTGGGAGCCGCTAAGCCGTCGGGAGGCGGGTGA
- a CDS encoding glutaredoxin family protein, which yields MTLPHLVLYSKPGCHLCAGLREKLTAIAPGWFHLEERDITTNPTWWERYQYEIPVLALVNGDREVRLPRLSPRLSAAQCQAYLQQWFTRLPTA from the coding sequence ATGACATTGCCCCATCTCGTGCTTTATAGTAAACCGGGTTGCCACCTGTGCGCAGGACTACGAGAGAAATTGACCGCCATTGCGCCGGGCTGGTTTCACCTGGAAGAACGCGACATCACGACCAACCCTACTTGGTGGGAACGCTATCAGTACGAAATCCCGGTACTGGCCTTGGTCAACGGTGACCGAGAAGTGCGGTTACCCCGCCTGTCCCCCCGTCTCTCTGCGGCTCAGTGCCAAGCCTACCTACAGCAGTGGTTCACCCGCCTCCCGACGGCTTAG
- a CDS encoding aspartate carbamoyltransferase catalytic subunit, which produces MTLNQWQRRHLLSLADLAPWEYDIILQTSASFAEVLTRPTPKVPTLQGKVVALMFFESSTRTRNSFELAAKRLSADTLNFSPGTSALNKGETILDTAKTLLAMNTNLMVIRHAASGVPQQIAQECDRLGTNVGVINAGDGQHEHPTQALLDLFTLCQQLSGSSPQLQALQNRKVVIVGDILHSRVARSNIYSLRAAGADVHLAGPPTLVPRELEALGVHVHWELAPALKDADFVMALRLQTERMQQHFLPTLREYHREYGITRERLALCRPHVKLLHPGPVNRGVEVTSDLVDDPQISLVPHQVQNGVAVRMAVLYLLGTAKIT; this is translated from the coding sequence ATGACCCTTAACCAATGGCAACGCCGGCATTTGCTGTCACTGGCGGATTTGGCCCCCTGGGAATACGACATCATTTTGCAAACCAGCGCCAGTTTTGCCGAAGTGCTCACCCGTCCCACCCCCAAAGTGCCGACATTGCAGGGGAAAGTGGTGGCACTGATGTTTTTCGAGTCATCCACCCGCACCCGCAACAGCTTTGAACTGGCCGCCAAGCGCCTGTCTGCCGATACGCTGAATTTCTCTCCTGGCACATCAGCGCTCAACAAGGGGGAGACCATCCTGGACACGGCCAAAACCCTGCTGGCCATGAACACCAACCTGATGGTGATCCGGCATGCGGCTAGTGGCGTCCCCCAGCAAATTGCCCAGGAGTGCGACCGCCTGGGAACGAATGTGGGCGTGATCAACGCTGGCGATGGTCAACACGAGCATCCCACCCAAGCGCTACTGGATTTATTCACCCTGTGCCAGCAATTGTCCGGTTCATCCCCGCAGCTGCAGGCGTTACAAAACCGCAAGGTCGTAATTGTGGGCGACATTCTCCATTCACGGGTGGCCCGTTCCAACATTTACAGCTTGCGCGCTGCTGGTGCGGATGTGCATTTGGCTGGCCCCCCCACGCTGGTGCCCCGAGAACTGGAAGCTCTGGGAGTCCACGTGCATTGGGAATTGGCCCCTGCCTTAAAAGACGCTGATTTTGTCATGGCCTTGCGGTTACAGACCGAACGGATGCAGCAGCATTTTTTGCCGACCTTGCGGGAGTATCATCGGGAGTATGGCATCACCCGTGAACGGTTAGCGCTCTGTCGTCCCCACGTCAAACTGCTGCATCCTGGCCCAGTGAATCGAGGTGTGGAAGTCACGTCGGATTTGGTCGATGACCCGCAGATCAGTTTGGTGCCGCACCAAGTGCAAAACGGCGTTGCCGTGCGCATGGCGGTTTTGTATTTGCTTGGCACAGCGAAAATAACCTGA
- a CDS encoding tyrosine-type recombinase/integrase, which yields MSPTLLPAHPEPLTPATAHPVWVYLSRLSPGSRRTLLEALELMARWMSQAQWGALEFPWWQLRYPHTTALRAWLVERYAPATVNKQLAALRGVLRECWRLGLLSAEDYHRTVDVPTVRGQRLLRGRVVSDAEINAILTLCQQENSPAGYRDAALFALLVGSGVRRAEVVALELSDYEPATHRLHVRAGKGNKDRWVYLAPGAEVWLQRWLAVRGREVGPLLCPVNRWGQVIVRRMTDQAVLHILSKRAHQAGLAAFSPHDLRRTFISNLLDAGVDVATVQKLAGHAQVQTTIRYDRREEQTKQLAVARLRIHH from the coding sequence ATGTCTCCCACTTTGCTGCCGGCCCATCCCGAACCATTGACTCCAGCAACAGCCCATCCCGTCTGGGTGTATTTGAGCCGTCTCAGCCCGGGGTCGCGGCGCACGCTGCTGGAAGCGCTGGAATTGATGGCCCGCTGGATGAGTCAAGCCCAGTGGGGGGCGCTGGAATTTCCCTGGTGGCAATTGCGATATCCCCACACGACGGCGTTGCGGGCTTGGTTGGTGGAGCGGTACGCCCCGGCGACGGTCAATAAACAACTAGCAGCACTACGCGGGGTCCTGCGGGAATGCTGGCGCTTGGGGTTGCTCTCGGCGGAAGACTATCACCGTACTGTAGATGTGCCGACGGTCAGGGGGCAACGGCTTTTGCGGGGACGGGTGGTCAGCGACGCCGAAATTAACGCCATTTTAACCCTATGCCAGCAAGAAAACAGTCCAGCGGGGTACCGGGATGCGGCATTGTTTGCGCTACTGGTGGGGTCGGGAGTGCGGCGGGCGGAAGTCGTAGCGTTGGAACTGTCGGATTACGAACCGGCTACCCATCGTTTGCATGTGCGAGCCGGCAAGGGCAACAAAGACCGCTGGGTGTACCTAGCACCAGGAGCAGAGGTGTGGCTGCAACGCTGGTTAGCGGTACGGGGACGGGAAGTGGGGCCGCTGTTGTGCCCGGTGAATCGCTGGGGCCAGGTGATTGTGCGCCGGATGACGGACCAGGCGGTGTTGCATATCCTGAGCAAACGGGCGCACCAGGCCGGTCTAGCAGCGTTTAGCCCCCACGATTTACGCCGGACATTTATTTCTAACTTGCTGGATGCAGGCGTGGATGTGGCCACTGTACAGAAACTGGCGGGTCATGCCCAGGTGCAAACGACGATTCGCTACGACCGGCGCGAGGAACAAACCAAGCAACTGGCGGTTGCTCGCCTGCGTATTCATCATTGA
- a CDS encoding Sua5/YciO/YrdC/YwlC family protein, translated as MALVLPADRRSFGQIEQFLQQDEIVALPMATVYGLVAKGTSPTAVAKLRAVRHLPAPQPLTILTNSVAHAETVAALTPPARQMLSHFPYPVTMIVPAKPHLDPLITDGFASVFLACPDAFIAKLTKVDI; from the coding sequence ATGGCGTTGGTGCTACCGGCAGACCGGCGGTCGTTCGGTCAGATTGAGCAGTTTTTGCAACAGGATGAAATTGTGGCCTTGCCCATGGCAACAGTCTATGGCTTAGTGGCGAAGGGAACGTCTCCGACAGCCGTAGCGAAATTGCGAGCTGTAAGGCATTTGCCTGCTCCCCAACCGTTAACCATTTTGACCAACAGTGTTGCTCATGCCGAAACCGTCGCCGCATTGACACCCCCAGCCCGGCAAATGCTCAGTCATTTTCCTTATCCCGTGACGATGATTGTGCCGGCAAAACCCCATCTCGACCCCCTGATTACGGATGGTTTTGCATCAGTTTTTCTCGCTTGCCCAGATGCTTTTATAGCTAAGCTGACAAAGGTTGACATATAA
- the tsaD gene encoding tRNA (adenosine(37)-N6)-threonylcarbamoyltransferase complex transferase subunit TsaD gives MTTVLAIETSCDETAVALVQDRQVLAEAVASQIPQHQVYGGVVPEIASRQHLEVINFLMAQVQAETGIRWTDVDGIAATCAPGLVGALNVGLTVAKTLAILHRRPLVGIHHLEGHICAAYLTEPDLTPPFLCLLVSGGHTSLVAVRDWQTYEPLGQTRDDAVGEAFDKVARLLGLGYPGGPAIDRLAQTGNPHAFGLPEGKISLPQGGYHPYDMSFSGLKTAVRRLVEQLPQPLPVADLAASFQYTVVQTLTRRAIRCALDQDLKTLVVAGGVAANRELRATITAAAAQHGIRVVIPPMRYCTDNAAMIGCAGVIRLSQGQQSPLSLVSQSRLPLTAVASLYAA, from the coding sequence GTGACCACTGTTTTAGCCATCGAAACCAGTTGTGACGAAACGGCTGTCGCTCTGGTGCAAGACCGGCAGGTGCTCGCCGAAGCCGTGGCTTCCCAAATTCCCCAGCATCAGGTGTACGGGGGGGTCGTTCCAGAAATCGCCTCGCGCCAGCATCTAGAGGTGATCAATTTTCTGATGGCCCAAGTGCAGGCCGAAACAGGCATTCGCTGGACGGATGTGGACGGCATCGCTGCGACCTGTGCGCCAGGGCTGGTGGGGGCCTTAAACGTGGGATTAACGGTGGCCAAAACCCTGGCAATCCTGCATCGGCGACCGTTGGTGGGCATTCACCATTTAGAAGGCCATATCTGCGCGGCATACCTAACGGAACCCGACCTGACGCCGCCTTTTTTGTGCCTGTTGGTTTCGGGGGGACATACGAGCTTGGTCGCAGTGCGGGACTGGCAGACCTACGAACCGTTGGGACAAACGCGGGATGATGCCGTTGGGGAAGCCTTTGACAAGGTGGCGCGGTTACTAGGGTTAGGCTATCCGGGCGGGCCGGCCATTGACCGCTTGGCTCAAACTGGGAACCCGCACGCCTTTGGGCTTCCAGAGGGCAAAATTTCCCTGCCCCAGGGCGGTTATCATCCCTACGACATGAGTTTCAGTGGGTTGAAAACTGCGGTCCGGCGTCTGGTGGAGCAACTCCCCCAGCCTTTACCGGTTGCAGATTTGGCCGCCAGTTTTCAGTACACTGTCGTGCAAACCCTGACCCGCCGTGCCATTCGGTGCGCCCTCGACCAGGACCTCAAAACCCTGGTGGTGGCTGGGGGTGTGGCCGCGAACCGGGAATTGCGGGCGACGATAACCGCAGCAGCGGCCCAGCACGGGATTCGCGTGGTGATTCCCCCCATGCGCTACTGCACCGACAATGCCGCGATGATTGGGTGCGCCGGCGTCATTCGTCTATCCCAAGGGCAACAATCGCCGTTGAGTCTGGTCAGTCAATCGCGCTTGCCCTTGACCGCCGTGGCCAGTCTCTACGCGGCTTAG
- the speA gene encoding biosynthetic arginine decarboxylase, whose translation MSTAGALTVAAVASDWSIEDSEELYRIRGWGEPYFSINAAGHVTVSPMGERGGSLDLFELVQALQKRNIQLPLLIRFPDILQNRIERLNACFAKAIARYNYNGIYRGVFPVKCNQQRHLVEALVRFGEPYHFGLEAGSKPELLIALSMLPTRQDADAPLLICNGYKDREYIETAMLSRRLGHQTIIVLEQLAELELVIQASRQLGIRPVLGVRAKLSTKGVGRWGNSTGERAKFGLTIPEILETVERLRSEDLLDCLRLLHFHIGSQISAISVLKDALKEAGQIYTELMALGAPMGYLDVGGGLGVDYDGSKTNFYASVNYTMQNYANDVVAAIKDACMQKNLPVPTIISESGRALTAHQSVLVFNVLGTSEVWQGTPTPPSESAHLVLKNLYETYVTIRPENYQEAYHDANQFKEEAISLFNLGYLSLKERAEAEQLYWACCQKILDITQQQDYVPDDLEDLPKNMTSIYYINLSVFQSAPDTWAIDQLFPIMPIHRLNERPSCRGILADLTCDSDGKIDRFIDLRDVKSWLELHPYRPGEPYYLGLFLGGAYQEIMGNLHNLFGDTNVVHIRLSPNGYQIEHVVKGDTLQEVLGYVQYNAEDLLEQLRRQSEAALQAKRITLEEAQRLLSHYEHSLNRYTYLSDTTS comes from the coding sequence ATGAGTACAGCAGGGGCGTTGACGGTTGCGGCGGTTGCGTCTGATTGGAGCATCGAGGATAGCGAAGAACTCTACCGCATTCGTGGCTGGGGGGAACCCTATTTTTCCATCAACGCCGCTGGGCACGTGACGGTTTCGCCCATGGGTGAACGGGGCGGGTCGTTGGACTTGTTTGAACTGGTGCAAGCCCTGCAAAAACGCAACATCCAGTTGCCCTTGTTGATTCGCTTTCCAGACATCTTGCAAAACCGGATTGAGCGCCTGAATGCCTGTTTTGCCAAAGCCATTGCCCGTTACAACTACAACGGCATCTATCGGGGCGTGTTTCCAGTCAAATGCAATCAACAACGTCATCTAGTGGAAGCATTGGTGCGCTTTGGTGAACCCTACCACTTCGGATTAGAGGCGGGTTCCAAACCGGAATTGTTAATTGCTTTATCGATGCTGCCGACTCGTCAAGACGCCGATGCACCCCTGTTGATTTGCAATGGCTATAAGGACCGGGAATACATTGAAACGGCGATGCTCAGCCGGCGCTTGGGACACCAAACTATTATTGTCCTGGAGCAACTAGCGGAATTGGAACTCGTCATTCAAGCCAGCCGGCAATTGGGGATTCGACCGGTGTTAGGGGTGCGTGCCAAACTCAGTACGAAAGGGGTGGGACGCTGGGGCAATTCGACCGGGGAACGGGCGAAATTTGGGCTGACAATACCGGAAATTCTGGAGACAGTCGAGCGCTTGCGCAGTGAAGATTTGTTGGACTGTTTACGACTGTTGCATTTCCATATTGGTTCGCAAATTTCCGCCATTAGCGTGCTCAAGGACGCCCTGAAGGAAGCGGGGCAAATTTACACGGAATTGATGGCGTTGGGCGCGCCGATGGGCTATCTGGATGTGGGGGGCGGTCTCGGCGTTGATTACGATGGGTCGAAAACCAATTTCTATGCGTCGGTGAACTACACCATGCAGAACTACGCCAACGATGTGGTGGCGGCGATTAAAGATGCCTGCATGCAGAAAAACTTGCCTGTGCCAACCATCATCAGTGAGAGTGGCCGGGCCTTAACAGCCCATCAATCGGTGCTGGTGTTCAATGTGCTAGGAACCAGCGAAGTCTGGCAAGGGACACCCACACCGCCGTCCGAATCAGCCCACCTGGTGCTGAAAAATCTCTACGAAACCTATGTCACGATTCGTCCAGAAAACTACCAGGAAGCCTACCACGACGCGAACCAGTTCAAGGAAGAAGCCATTAGTCTTTTCAACCTGGGGTACTTGAGCCTGAAAGAACGGGCGGAAGCAGAACAATTGTACTGGGCTTGCTGTCAAAAAATCCTGGACATTACCCAGCAACAGGACTACGTGCCGGATGACCTGGAAGACTTGCCCAAAAACATGACGTCCATTTACTACATCAACTTGTCGGTTTTCCAGTCGGCGCCAGACACGTGGGCGATTGACCAACTGTTCCCCATCATGCCGATTCACCGGTTGAATGAACGACCGAGTTGCCGGGGGATACTGGCGGATCTGACCTGTGATAGCGATGGCAAAATTGACCGGTTTATTGACCTGCGGGATGTGAAATCGTGGCTGGAATTGCACCCCTACCGTCCGGGCGAACCCTACTACCTAGGGTTGTTTCTCGGTGGCGCTTATCAGGAAATCATGGGCAATTTGCACAACCTGTTTGGCGATACCAACGTGGTGCATATCCGGCTGTCCCCCAACGGCTATCAGATTGAGCACGTTGTCAAGGGCGATACGCTGCAGGAGGTGCTGGGTTACGTCCAGTACAACGCGGAGGATTTGCTCGAGCAGCTGCGTCGCCAGAGTGAAGCGGCTTTGCAGGCCAAACGCATTACATTGGAGGAAGCGCAACGGTTGCTCTCCCACTACGAACACAGCCTGAATCGCTACACCTACCTGAGCGATACCACGTCCTAA
- a CDS encoding nuclear transport factor 2 family protein yields MRWYAKWLGGWALSFCLWSGVAQALPPETAPEPVKTFVRRLEETLNQRSADAVLQLYSPNFTHADGLNRDVLAQSLTRLWQRFPNLTYRAELLDWQPREQGFVADVQMTLRGTETQKNRQFDLTSVLKTRQTVVQGQIQRQEILSEQTQLTSGKEPPQVTVTLPEVVAPSQTYEFDVIVQEPLQDDQILGTAVATPVQPEQLLENPRLKLEVLSSGGLFKMGQAPATPGSQWLSAVLVRQGGITIITRRLRVATP; encoded by the coding sequence ATGCGTTGGTACGCCAAGTGGTTGGGGGGCTGGGCGTTGAGTTTTTGCTTGTGGAGTGGTGTGGCTCAGGCGCTACCCCCAGAGACAGCTCCCGAACCAGTAAAAACCTTTGTCCGGCGCTTGGAAGAAACCCTCAACCAGCGCAGCGCCGATGCGGTTTTGCAACTCTATAGTCCCAATTTCACCCATGCCGACGGCTTGAACCGGGATGTCCTGGCGCAATCCCTGACCCGGTTGTGGCAGCGCTTTCCCAACTTAACCTACCGGGCGGAATTGCTGGACTGGCAACCCCGCGAGCAGGGGTTTGTTGCGGATGTGCAGATGACCTTGCGGGGGACAGAGACCCAGAAGAATCGCCAGTTTGACCTGACCAGTGTGTTGAAAACCCGCCAAACCGTAGTCCAGGGGCAAATCCAGCGCCAGGAAATTCTCAGCGAACAGACGCAGTTGACTTCCGGTAAAGAACCGCCCCAGGTGACCGTTACGCTTCCTGAGGTGGTTGCTCCCAGCCAAACCTATGAATTCGACGTCATCGTGCAGGAACCCTTACAGGACGACCAAATTTTGGGGACGGCGGTGGCAACCCCGGTGCAGCCCGAACAACTGCTGGAAAATCCCCGCCTCAAGTTAGAAGTGCTGTCATCCGGTGGTTTGTTCAAGATGGGACAAGCGCCAGCGACGCCAGGCAGCCAGTGGCTATCAGCGGTACTCGTGCGCCAGGGCGGCATTACCATCATCACGCGGCGGTTGCGCGTAGCAACACCATGA
- the minC gene encoding septum site-determining protein MinC, whose translation MTFPLVQPGAEGLDLVLPPEPDWPYLQELLQAYFQLTEPWWSPHSLVRVLAGERIITTEQWQWLAALLQQQQLVLTTVQSTVRATAVAAAMAGLSVEQNSLDTAPAIYASPPLYVVQPVRSGIEIRHHGTVVVVGDVNPGGCIVADGDILVWGRLRGVAHAGANGDNRRLIMALEMAATQLRIGDRVARMPDQPAFYPEVACVQGDEILLQPARDFGRTALGGVF comes from the coding sequence ATGACCTTCCCCTTGGTGCAACCCGGCGCTGAAGGCCTTGACCTGGTGTTGCCTCCTGAACCGGATTGGCCCTACCTGCAAGAACTGCTACAAGCCTACTTCCAACTCACTGAACCCTGGTGGTCGCCCCACAGTCTGGTGCGGGTACTGGCCGGAGAACGCATTATCACAACTGAACAATGGCAATGGTTAGCGGCGTTACTCCAGCAGCAACAGTTGGTCTTGACGACCGTGCAATCAACCGTGCGGGCGACAGCGGTAGCAGCGGCCATGGCCGGGTTGTCTGTAGAGCAAAATTCTCTGGATACGGCACCAGCAATTTACGCATCGCCGCCCCTGTATGTCGTGCAGCCAGTGCGGTCGGGGATAGAGATTCGGCATCACGGCACGGTGGTTGTGGTGGGAGATGTGAATCCGGGCGGGTGTATCGTGGCCGATGGAGATATTTTGGTGTGGGGACGGTTGCGGGGCGTGGCTCATGCGGGCGCGAACGGTGATAACCGTCGGCTCATCATGGCTCTGGAAATGGCGGCGACCCAATTACGGATTGGCGACCGGGTGGCGCGGATGCCGGACCAGCCAGCGTTTTATCCCGAAGTTGCCTGCGTCCAGGGAGATGAGATTCTTTTACAGCCAGCGCGAGATTTTGGCAGAACCGCCCTTGGGGGAGTATTCTGA